Proteins encoded together in one Phyllostomus discolor isolate MPI-MPIP mPhyDis1 chromosome 6, mPhyDis1.pri.v3, whole genome shotgun sequence window:
- the LOC118501432 gene encoding uncharacterized protein LOC118501432 translates to MLPKATYYPPLVQNILHLKLAIIFPFVYFSYLFPVQSKMKLFSLFLRSVLMESCLPESQCMISSSTSSGFVAQEPVLPFCDCKTAKYSTTHSTSSGSSCNDSSLSHFSVFSEGTTGKFQCHSLPIFSKKQPSMFKNQGTSLPPPHLSELGKSKLFQSLATLSALRPQTSFTNSTICKQLKTKDGRRSKSHLTSDHWPNSIFKDRPQFKGQDSIQISSLTRWKLERHMAWKICTLQKKTIPLPVRESWAMLNYLTEVQGNIPEPEKPQIQLSMPIYQSTEQNVNSESPDLPSFQRHVNTGVESGLNRTETKISESLTPGKQSQPEGGPQILGSKLLVTSMGTPPPQSLGVDIIEKETTLLQKDPKYTLELSIKQRVIGHPEKNIQKHETQVTSVELTPRLPYQVTDSIKVTPLALIQAMDSMGMIPESHSEVIEPFSYYY, encoded by the exons ATGTTGCCTAAAGCAACTTATTATCCTCCCTTAGtccaaaatattttgcatttgaaattggccattattttcccctttgtctaCTTTTCCTACCTTTTTCCGGttcaaagcaaaatgaaacttttctctttattccttaGATCAGTTCTTATGGAATCATGTTTGCCTGAATCACAGTGTATGatttcttcctccacctcctctggTTTCGTGGCTCAGGAGCCTGTTCTACCCTTTTGTGACTGTAAGACAGCAAAATATTCTACTACCCACAGCACCTCCTCTGGATCATCATGCAATGACTCCAGTTTGTCtcacttttctgtcttttctgaaggaacaactgggaaatTCCAGTGCCATAGTTTACctattttttctaaaaagcaaCCATCTATGTTCAAGAACCAAGGCacatccctgcctcctcctcatcTCTCAGAGCTTGGGAAATCAAAACTCTTTCAGAGTTTGGCAACTCTTTCAGCCTTAAGACCTCAAACATCTTTCACCAACTCTACTATCTGCAAACAATTGAAAACAAAGGATGGGAGAAGGAGCAAGAGTCATTTGACATCAGATCATTGGCCAAATTCTATTTTCAAGGACAGACCTCAATTCAAAGGCCAGGATTCAATCCAGATCTCTTCTTTGACTAGGTGGAAGTTAGAGAGACATATGGCTTGGAAGATTTGTACTttgcagaaaaaaacaatacCCCTGCCTGTGAGGGAATCATGGGCAATGTTGAATTATTTAACTGAGGTACAAGGAAACATCCCTGAACCAGAAAAACCCCAAATCCAGTTATCTATGCCCATTTATCAAAGCACTGagcaaaatgtcaacagtgaATCCCCAGACCTTCCATCATTTCAGCGCCATGTGAACACTGGAGTGGAATCTGGATtaaatagaacagaaacaaaaatttcagAATCCCTTACCCCAGGTAAACAGTCACAACCTGAGGGTGGCCCCCAAATTCTTGGATCCAAGTTGTTAGTTACATCAATGGGCACTCCACCTCCCCAAAGTTTAGGAGTTGACATAATTGAAAAAGAAACCACTTTATTGCAGAAGGACCCAAAATATACGTTAGAGCTTAGTATAAAGCAGAGGGTAATAGGTCacccagaaaaaaacatacagaagcATGAGACCCAAGTGACTAGTGTGGAGTTGACGCCAAGGCTACCATATCAAGTCACAGATAGCATAAAGGTAACCCCATTGGCATTAATTCAAGCCATGGATTCCATGGGGATGATTCCGGAATCACATTCAGAGGTGATAGAACCT TTTTCCTACTACTATTGA